A region of Staphylococcus sp. IVB6181 DNA encodes the following proteins:
- a CDS encoding Hsp20/alpha crystallin family protein: MPFESKPTDIFKEFGRQFIDQIPTVNPVKTDIREKDNQYIVKADLPGFDKKDINLSYNEGTLKISAKRSIESRTENEEGRVIQRERSENSVSREFSFSNIESDGITASYKDGVLTVTLPKKDEQDIAGSNISID; the protein is encoded by the coding sequence ATGCCTTTCGAAAGCAAACCAACTGACATTTTTAAAGAATTCGGACGCCAATTTATAGATCAAATTCCAACGGTCAATCCTGTTAAAACAGATATTAGAGAAAAAGATAACCAATATATTGTAAAAGCAGATTTACCTGGATTTGATAAAAAGGACATTAACTTATCTTACAACGAAGGCACACTTAAAATCAGTGCAAAACGTTCAATTGAAAGCCGCACTGAAAATGAAGAAGGCCGCGTAATCCAAAGAGAACGCAGCGAAAACAGTGTCAGCCGTGAATTCTCTTTCAGCAACATTGAAAGCGACGGTATCACAGCATCTTACAAAGACGGTGTCCTTACTGTGACATTGCCGAAAAAAGATGAACAAGACATCGCAGGTTCAAACATTTCAATCGACTAA
- a CDS encoding MarR family winged helix-turn-helix transcriptional regulator, with translation MHESNNFLEKQLCFLFYVSSKEIIKRYTPHLKKYGLTYTAYIVILALEDDESINIKSLGQRVYLDSGTLTPMIKKLEAKGLVKRLRKPTDERNLLVSLTEQGVKTRHEIAKISMEVFNDLDISWEDAKTIKSVLTKFIVNNFTEE, from the coding sequence TTGCATGAGTCTAACAACTTTCTGGAAAAACAATTATGTTTTTTATTCTATGTGTCATCTAAAGAGATCATCAAACGCTATACACCTCATCTAAAGAAGTACGGTTTGACCTATACCGCTTATATTGTCATTTTAGCGTTAGAAGATGATGAATCTATTAATATCAAATCATTAGGTCAGCGTGTTTATTTAGATTCGGGAACTTTGACACCTATGATCAAAAAGCTTGAAGCTAAAGGCCTTGTTAAAAGACTAAGAAAGCCTACAGATGAACGTAATCTTTTAGTCTCTTTAACAGAGCAAGGGGTTAAAACAAGACACGAAATTGCTAAGATTTCAATGGAAGTTTTCAATGATTTAGACATCTCATGGGAAGATGCTAAAACAATTAAATCTGTCCTTACGAAATTTATCGTTAACAACTTTACTGAAGAATAA
- a CDS encoding nitroreductase family protein: MEKQLFDDVLKARKSVKVYDKDVKISHEEMDEMLEKAALAPSSINMQPWRVVVVESEAGKEKLRPIIQFNTRQNDTSAAMVVIFGDLKNYEYGEQIYQGNVDKGYMPKETKEDLLSKFIPFYKGLSLPQMTSIVNIDCSLFAMQFMLVAKAHGYDTNPIGGFDKENIAEVLGLDSNRYLPIMIVAVGKADQEAHHTYRLDPDAFRRYF, encoded by the coding sequence ATGGAAAAACAATTATTTGATGATGTACTCAAAGCACGCAAATCGGTGAAAGTATACGACAAGGATGTCAAAATTTCACATGAAGAAATGGATGAAATGCTGGAGAAAGCAGCTTTAGCACCTTCATCTATCAATATGCAGCCGTGGAGAGTAGTGGTTGTTGAGAGCGAAGCAGGCAAAGAAAAGCTGCGTCCTATTATACAATTCAATACAAGACAAAATGATACTTCTGCCGCTATGGTTGTTATCTTCGGCGACCTTAAAAACTATGAATACGGCGAACAGATTTATCAAGGCAATGTAGATAAAGGCTATATGCCGAAAGAAACAAAAGAAGATTTATTATCGAAGTTCATTCCGTTTTATAAAGGTTTATCATTACCGCAAATGACATCAATCGTTAATATCGACTGCAGTTTGTTTGCGATGCAGTTTATGTTAGTAGCAAAAGCACATGGTTATGATACGAACCCTATCGGCGGTTTTGATAAAGAAAATATTGCGGAAGTATTAGGACTTGATTCTAACCGCTATTTACCGATTATGATTGTAGCAGTAGGTAAAGCAGACCAAGAAGCCCACCATACGTATCGTTTAGACCCTGATGCGTTCAGACGTTATTTCTAA
- a CDS encoding DUF3139 domain-containing protein, giving the protein MKKKVFHIILIIIGSLIVATVFFFGLKMYQGKQNLKLVDQYIAEHHLQDKIKSEEKKFNAKDGVYYKEVVFKDEPELTYVIQPMATSKGLFAQAFDTQTRKHIKKAKHNFFDDNYKLK; this is encoded by the coding sequence ATGAAGAAAAAAGTGTTTCATATTATCTTAATAATTATTGGTTCATTAATTGTCGCAACGGTTTTTTTCTTTGGTTTGAAAATGTATCAAGGAAAACAAAACTTGAAATTGGTTGATCAGTATATTGCGGAACATCATCTGCAAGACAAAATCAAATCTGAAGAAAAGAAATTTAATGCGAAAGACGGCGTTTACTATAAAGAAGTAGTGTTCAAAGATGAACCTGAATTGACGTATGTCATTCAGCCGATGGCTACTTCAAAAGGATTATTTGCACAAGCATTTGATACGCAAACAAGAAAACACATCAAAAAAGCCAAACATAATTTCTTTGATGACAATTATAAGCTTAAATAA
- a CDS encoding DMT family transporter, which translates to MTHRNQKRWPGFVLVIIGSIFWGAGGTVSQWLFEHIHLPVTWFVGVRLLVSGLLLVIISFFLEGKKTITIWADKKDTLKLFIYSLIGMLGVQYCFMATIHYGNAAVATLLQYLGPVIIILYLVAAKVINFRWKEGIAVTLALSGTFLLLTNGSLATLSVPMPAIIWGVMSAFAMAFYTIFPVQLLAKWGTVNVVGWAMFIAGVFLNFLHPFWKVDISNWDFKVLVYLFIAVIIGTMFAFWLFISSLKFLYPQEASVLGTIEPLTAILLSVVWLGVSFGLWQVVGVSFIVLMVIFLAVVKD; encoded by the coding sequence GTGACACACAGAAATCAAAAACGTTGGCCAGGGTTTGTATTAGTGATTATCGGTTCAATCTTTTGGGGTGCTGGCGGGACAGTATCACAATGGTTATTTGAACATATACACTTGCCGGTCACGTGGTTCGTGGGTGTACGTTTATTAGTATCCGGATTACTATTAGTTATTATTTCATTCTTCTTAGAAGGTAAGAAGACCATTACAATTTGGGCAGATAAAAAAGATACGCTCAAATTATTTATTTATTCACTCATTGGAATGTTAGGTGTGCAGTACTGCTTTATGGCAACCATTCATTATGGTAACGCAGCAGTCGCAACGTTGCTCCAATATTTAGGTCCCGTAATTATTATTTTATATTTAGTAGCGGCTAAAGTGATTAATTTCAGATGGAAAGAAGGCATTGCTGTTACATTAGCGCTCAGCGGTACATTCTTACTGTTGACGAATGGATCGCTTGCGACTTTATCTGTACCGATGCCGGCCATCATTTGGGGTGTTATGTCTGCGTTTGCGATGGCATTCTATACTATCTTCCCAGTACAGCTGCTTGCTAAGTGGGGCACAGTCAATGTCGTCGGCTGGGCTATGTTTATCGCAGGGGTATTCTTGAACTTCCTGCATCCGTTTTGGAAAGTAGATATTTCAAACTGGGATTTTAAAGTTTTAGTTTATTTATTTATCGCAGTCATCATTGGTACGATGTTTGCGTTCTGGCTGTTTATATCCAGTCTTAAATTCTTATATCCGCAAGAAGCCAGTGTTCTAGGTACAATCGAACCGTTAACAGCGATTTTATTATCTGTTGTGTGGTTAGGCGTATCCTTCGGATTATGGCAAGTTGTCGGTGTTTCATTCATCGTATTGATGGTTATCTTCTTAGCAGTGGTCAAAGATTAA
- a CDS encoding cation:dicarboxylate symporter family transporter — MALFKRKISLPVQVMIALVLGVVVGLLLYGQKDIANYIQPLGDIFLNLIKMIVIPVVFCSLALSISGVGESKTVGRYGLKTIIYFEVITTIAIALGVLFANIFKPGTGLDPNKLPKGDISKYESSAHAAEHSTYGNHFIDTIVNIIPTNFFEALAKGELLPIIFFAVFFGLGIAAIGEKGEPVKAFLGGVLEATFWMINKILKLAPLGVFAFICVTIMTFGASALIPLVKLVLVVVGAMVFFVVVVLGIVAKLCGISVFDIIKVLKSEILLAFSTSSSEAVLPVMMKKMENFGSPKDITSFVIPIGYTFNLDGSALYQSIAALFVAQMYGIHLSLGEQLVLIFTLMITSKGMAAVPGTSIVVLLTTLGSMGLPAAGLALIIGVDRILDMVRTCVNVVGNALSTVVIARWENVFDKKKSEEYLKSI; from the coding sequence ATGGCTTTATTTAAGAGAAAAATAAGTTTACCAGTGCAGGTTATGATTGCGCTTGTTCTAGGTGTTGTTGTAGGACTATTACTATATGGACAAAAAGACATAGCGAATTACATTCAACCGCTTGGTGATATATTTTTAAACTTAATTAAAATGATTGTTATTCCGGTTGTATTTTGTTCGCTGGCCTTATCTATCTCAGGTGTAGGCGAATCTAAAACAGTCGGACGTTACGGACTTAAAACAATCATTTACTTTGAAGTGATTACAACTATCGCAATTGCATTAGGTGTTTTGTTCGCGAACATATTTAAACCGGGGACGGGATTAGATCCGAACAAATTACCGAAAGGTGATATTTCGAAATATGAGTCATCAGCGCATGCAGCTGAACATTCTACATATGGCAATCATTTTATTGATACCATTGTAAATATCATTCCGACGAACTTTTTCGAAGCATTAGCTAAAGGAGAATTGCTTCCAATCATCTTCTTCGCGGTATTCTTTGGTTTAGGTATCGCAGCAATCGGAGAAAAAGGTGAGCCTGTGAAAGCATTCTTAGGCGGAGTGTTAGAAGCGACTTTCTGGATGATCAATAAAATCTTAAAATTAGCGCCGCTTGGCGTGTTCGCATTTATCTGTGTAACTATTATGACATTCGGTGCTTCCGCATTAATTCCACTTGTGAAACTTGTACTTGTGGTAGTCGGCGCAATGGTCTTCTTCGTTGTCGTTGTCTTAGGCATTGTAGCTAAATTATGCGGCATCAGTGTATTTGATATTATAAAAGTATTGAAAAGTGAAATTTTATTGGCATTCTCAACTTCAAGTTCTGAAGCAGTATTGCCGGTAATGATGAAAAAAATGGAAAACTTCGGTTCGCCGAAAGATATTACGTCATTTGTTATTCCGATCGGATACACGTTCAACTTGGACGGTTCAGCGTTGTATCAATCGATTGCGGCTTTATTCGTAGCGCAAATGTACGGTATTCATTTAAGCTTAGGCGAACAATTAGTCTTAATCTTTACACTTATGATTACATCAAAAGGTATGGCAGCTGTACCAGGTACCTCTATCGTTGTTCTCTTGACGACATTAGGTTCTATGGGCTTACCGGCAGCCGGCTTAGCATTAATCATCGGTGTCGACCGTATCTTAGATATGGTACGTACATGTGTTAACGTCGTAGGTAACGCATTATCTACAGTTGTTATTGCTAGATGGGAAAATGTATTCGATAAGAAAAAATCAGAAGAGTACTTAAAATCGATTTAA
- a CDS encoding DUF4889 domain-containing protein: protein MKKNGKTLGIVLIAVLAIACIVLVIIMMTSGEKETYYGIMKDSKTVEKMVREKDNHIEENVKIQTDDQFQPKKGDFVLLVKKKDSDEFSKKKVVQHDDIPHGLMMKIHDMKH from the coding sequence ATGAAAAAGAATGGTAAAACGCTCGGTATCGTATTAATTGCAGTCCTTGCAATCGCATGTATAGTTTTAGTCATAATAATGATGACATCAGGCGAAAAAGAAACATATTACGGTATCATGAAAGATTCTAAAACAGTTGAGAAAATGGTACGTGAAAAAGATAACCATATTGAGGAAAACGTCAAAATTCAAACAGATGATCAATTCCAACCGAAAAAAGGCGACTTTGTCTTACTAGTCAAAAAGAAAGATTCTGATGAATTTTCAAAGAAAAAAGTCGTGCAGCATGATGATATTCCGCACGGTTTGATGATGAAAATACATGACATGAAACATTAA
- a CDS encoding TIGR00730 family Rossman fold protein has product MNFIVYCGASEGKNEIYRQAAQQIGEWMAQKGYGLVYGGGNIGLMGKLADTIKQHHGHVIGVMPRFLEEKEIAHQGLDELIIVDTMAERKAAMLEKGDACIALPGGPGTLEEITEMVSWARIGQNDNPCIFFNVSGYYDKMAAFYDQMVEEGFVSQADRDLILFTDDFDALEDFIHHYEAPHARKYN; this is encoded by the coding sequence ATGAATTTTATTGTTTATTGCGGTGCCAGCGAAGGCAAAAATGAAATATATCGTCAAGCTGCACAACAAATAGGAGAATGGATGGCGCAAAAAGGCTATGGTTTAGTTTATGGCGGCGGCAATATCGGCTTGATGGGGAAACTTGCAGATACCATTAAGCAGCATCACGGCCATGTCATCGGTGTGATGCCGAGATTTTTAGAAGAAAAGGAAATTGCACATCAAGGTTTAGATGAATTGATTATTGTAGATACGATGGCTGAACGTAAAGCAGCTATGCTTGAAAAAGGTGATGCATGTATTGCATTGCCCGGAGGCCCCGGCACATTAGAAGAAATAACTGAAATGGTGTCATGGGCAAGAATTGGTCAAAATGATAATCCTTGTATCTTTTTTAATGTATCAGGGTATTATGACAAAATGGCAGCCTTTTATGATCAAATGGTGGAAGAAGGATTTGTCAGTCAAGCAGATCGCGATTTAATCTTGTTTACAGATGATTTTGATGCATTAGAAGATTTTATTCATCATTATGAAGCACCGCATGCACGTAAATATAATTAA
- a CDS encoding magnesium transporter CorA family protein, with the protein MITAYKHNVHHDIHTTSLEDALWINITEPSREEVESLIERFTIPEDFLKDPLDADESARVEFDDETGYSLIIIDIPIVNKNNHKILSFMTIPLGIIIGHGRLITVCDHEVEFLDTFTKSSQNLHYRSQFALNILVTISNHYNRNLRLLNKSRLRIERELKKTVTNKQLYNLMEVEKSLVYFLAALKGNEDVFKKLFKLPPIKRFEEDEDLIEDLFVETNQAIETTELHTRILESITTSYESLLSNDMNNIMKTLTLFTVFLTLPTLVFSFFGMNVPLPLNDHSPTSWVATLGISMIIVAIVFLFLWRKGKI; encoded by the coding sequence ATGATTACAGCTTACAAACACAATGTTCATCACGATATTCATACTACTTCTTTAGAAGACGCTTTGTGGATTAATATCACTGAGCCCTCAAGAGAAGAAGTCGAATCATTGATTGAGCGTTTCACTATTCCAGAAGACTTCTTAAAGGACCCTTTGGATGCCGATGAGAGTGCCCGTGTCGAATTTGATGACGAAACCGGATATTCTCTAATCATCATCGACATTCCGATCGTTAATAAAAATAATCATAAGATTCTATCCTTTATGACTATTCCGCTGGGAATTATTATTGGTCACGGCCGTCTGATTACTGTTTGCGATCATGAAGTAGAGTTTTTAGACACCTTCACAAAATCCAGCCAGAACTTGCATTACCGCAGCCAGTTTGCGTTGAATATCTTAGTCACGATTTCTAATCACTATAACCGCAACTTGCGTTTGCTTAATAAATCAAGATTACGTATTGAACGTGAATTGAAAAAAACAGTCACAAATAAACAACTGTATAATCTCATGGAAGTCGAAAAAAGTCTGGTATACTTCTTAGCTGCGTTGAAAGGTAATGAAGACGTCTTCAAAAAACTCTTTAAATTACCGCCTATTAAACGCTTTGAAGAAGATGAAGATTTAATCGAAGACTTGTTTGTCGAAACCAACCAAGCCATCGAAACAACTGAATTGCATACACGTATCTTAGAAAGTATCACAACTTCATATGAATCACTGCTATCTAATGATATGAACAACATTATGAAAACTTTAACGTTGTTTACAGTATTCTTAACTTTACCGACATTGGTCTTCAGCTTCTTCGGTATGAACGTACCTTTACCGCTCAATGACCATAGTCCGACCTCTTGGGTTGCGACCTTAGGTATTTCCATGATTATTGTCGCGATTGTATTCTTATTCTTATGGAGAAAAGGCAAAATATAA
- a CDS encoding MarR family winged helix-turn-helix transcriptional regulator, whose translation MATTIQYLLRMITNEMKVKADHLLEPYGITQEQAQTLRYIYESDTGKVAQTDLIQIFNRKGPTVSSALRSLENKKLIERISVPEDTRKKEVVLTALAKKDVREIIAILDEVEAVLFYEIPKADQNALKEILYKMQDNLRTLDSEAGPF comes from the coding sequence ATGGCAACAACAATTCAATACTTGTTACGTATGATAACGAATGAAATGAAAGTGAAAGCTGACCATTTGTTAGAACCTTACGGGATTACTCAAGAGCAAGCGCAGACACTGCGCTATATTTATGAAAGTGATACAGGCAAAGTGGCACAAACTGATTTGATTCAAATTTTTAATCGCAAGGGTCCGACAGTAAGCAGTGCGTTAAGAAGCCTTGAAAATAAAAAGCTGATTGAACGTATCAGTGTGCCAGAAGATACACGTAAGAAAGAAGTCGTATTAACAGCATTAGCAAAGAAAGATGTCCGTGAAATCATTGCGATTTTGGATGAGGTAGAAGCGGTTTTATTTTATGAAATACCAAAAGCCGATCAAAATGCGTTAAAAGAAATTCTCTATAAAATGCAAGATAATCTGCGTACGCTTGATTCTGAGGCAGGACCTTTTTAA
- a CDS encoding DUF2871 domain-containing protein, with the protein MRRILYTFLTYTIIGLLSGVYYRELTKAFEFTGKTQLSIVHTHLLMLGMFMFLILIVFEKLFQLSKYYSFNWFYYVYNIGVIVTVALQAIKGTMQVTGASISPGIAGIAGLGHMTLSAGFIILFFLLKKAILTHPIEGQQKHKN; encoded by the coding sequence ATGCGCAGAATTTTGTATACATTTTTAACTTATACAATTATCGGCTTGCTCAGCGGTGTATATTATCGCGAGTTGACTAAAGCTTTTGAGTTCACAGGCAAAACGCAATTGTCGATTGTGCATACGCATCTGTTAATGCTGGGTATGTTCATGTTCTTGATTTTAATTGTATTTGAAAAACTATTCCAATTAAGCAAGTACTACTCATTTAATTGGTTTTATTATGTTTATAATATTGGGGTTATCGTTACAGTGGCACTACAAGCGATTAAAGGGACAATGCAAGTTACAGGAGCAAGTATTTCACCTGGAATTGCAGGTATCGCAGGATTAGGCCATATGACTTTATCAGCCGGGTTTATTATTTTGTTCTTCTTATTGAAGAAAGCTATATTAACCCATCCGATAGAAGGACAGCAAAAACACAAAAATTAA
- a CDS encoding NAD(P)/FAD-dependent oxidoreductase — MKDLTIIGGGPAGLYASFYAGLRGMSVRLIDVQDQLGGKMCLYPEKIIWDIGGVAPKPCYQITKDLIEQGLHFNPEVRLKERVTDIHKVKERHFKVTTDQGQVYESKAVIIAIGGGIIQPKPLKIKDAERYQITNLHYVVQKLSRFADKNVLISGAGNSAIDWACEIAPYAKSVRLVYRKDKLTGFEAMQDKLSAYGVIQYPNSQITALIGDEKQENIQSVVVENSTTGEAETLSVDDVIISHGFDIENPLLEEAATKLEMMNAYQIKGQGNTTTSEPGVFACGDIIHHDAKVHLIASAFSDAGNAANLAKQYIEPEAPAEGYVSSHNEHFKEANKAIIQQYNEQ, encoded by the coding sequence ATGAAAGATTTAACAATTATAGGCGGAGGACCTGCAGGCCTTTATGCGAGCTTTTATGCAGGACTTCGAGGCATGAGTGTGCGCTTAATAGATGTACAAGATCAGCTCGGAGGCAAGATGTGTCTGTATCCTGAAAAGATTATTTGGGATATCGGCGGTGTTGCGCCTAAACCGTGCTATCAAATTACGAAAGATTTGATTGAACAAGGGCTTCATTTTAATCCGGAAGTCCGTTTGAAAGAACGTGTCACAGACATTCATAAAGTCAAAGAACGTCATTTCAAAGTGACAACAGACCAAGGACAAGTTTATGAATCCAAGGCAGTAATCATTGCGATTGGCGGCGGTATTATTCAACCTAAGCCTTTAAAAATCAAAGATGCTGAGCGTTACCAAATTACAAACTTGCATTACGTCGTACAAAAGCTGTCTCGTTTTGCGGATAAAAATGTCTTGATTTCAGGAGCAGGCAATTCTGCGATAGATTGGGCATGTGAAATCGCACCTTATGCGAAAAGCGTGCGTTTAGTTTACCGTAAAGATAAATTAACCGGATTTGAGGCAATGCAGGATAAATTATCTGCATATGGTGTGATACAATATCCGAATAGCCAAATCACAGCGTTAATCGGTGATGAAAAGCAGGAGAATATTCAATCGGTTGTTGTGGAAAACAGTACAACAGGAGAAGCAGAAACCTTATCCGTAGATGATGTCATCATCAGTCACGGTTTTGATATTGAAAATCCGCTATTAGAAGAAGCCGCTACGAAACTCGAAATGATGAATGCCTATCAGATTAAAGGACAGGGCAATACGACAACGAGCGAGCCAGGTGTTTTTGCATGCGGCGACATTATTCATCACGATGCGAAAGTACACTTGATCGCAAGTGCCTTCAGCGATGCAGGCAATGCGGCGAACTTAGCCAAACAATATATTGAACCTGAAGCACCGGCAGAAGGTTATGTTT